Proteins found in one Neurospora crassa OR74A linkage group II, whole genome shotgun sequence genomic segment:
- a CDS encoding replication factor C subunit 1: MPADIRSFFGPKGGAPPAKPATPAPKKEEEKKTRGRPRKVVEDSEDDEVVEVKKPTKAAPKKKVAEPVKGVETDAAKYFATSKTKTAAASQSTPKKTPAKPEPEEPKVALRTSPRKKATPAAKAPEPPKTTTKKTSTTKKPTTAYKSYDKDDDGDAYMDDEHDAGEDIFAAEFKGGSKRKKDDDYAEEDSDEELLPKPKRMASRAKTAAVAESDDEDVKPGPSKPNKKSTTTTAGKRKSSVVISDEEDEEEEEVKPAKKKGAPAKPRAPRAKKDAAVEEPEDVKKILDNIPTIEAPDAPPKDPNVKFDWKTKAAGAGNAGPPPMAGTADIPEGEIDCLAGKTFVFTGLLKTIAREEAQALVKRYGGKVTGAPSSKTDFVVLGDDAGPSKLRKIKEHGIKTIDEEGLFYLIRTMPAGGGTGKGAEKAKQKREEEEKKVREEAERLDREEKALRLAAEKEAKKAAAARGVSGPVPAALPPPSSQLWTTKYAPTAMNQICGNKANVEKIQNWLKNWPKSRKYNFQKRGADGSGGYRAIIISGPPGIGKTTAAHLAAKMEGYDVIESNASDTRSKKLIESGVSEVMTNTSLLGFFGGDGKHADARKKKIVLVMDEVDGMSAGDRGGVGTMAKFCKKTEVPLILICNERRLPKMKPFDHVAFDIKFQRPTVDQIRSRIMTICHREGLKIPPPVVNALIEGSGRDIRQIINMISTAKLDQTTMDFDQSKQMSKAWEKHVILKPWDICQKLIGGGMFAPSSTATLNDKIDLYFNDHEFSYLMIQENYLRSRPMVLNQKGYTPREQNLKYLELVDEAAESISDGDLVDRMIHGPQQQWSLMPTHAVFSTVRPSSLIAGQFVGQAQFTSWLGNNSKYGKLNRFNREIHAHMRLKSSGDAQEIRQQYMPVLWDKLVKRLEVEGKDCVPEVIDLMDSYYLTREDFDSIKELGLGHMAEETVNIETQTKAAFTRMYNAASHPVPFIKASSVLAPKKLAKEVPDLEEAIEEDFEGDDAGLIDDAAEVDEDEDVDITKDKYIKQPKAKKAAAKKSTAAAGKKKAAAKAKDEDIVDDDEDDEDVGAKKPAARGRGRPAKKK; encoded by the exons ATGCCTGCCGACATTCGCTCGTTTTTTGGTCCAAAAGGTGGCGCGCCGCCTGCTAAGCCGGCAACACCAGCacccaagaaggaagaggagaagaagacccgGGGTA GGCCAAGAAAGGTTGTTGAGGACagcgaagatgacgaggTTGTTGA AGTCAAAAAGCCAACCAAGGCTGCGCCAAAGAAGAAAGTAGC GGAACCCGTAAAAGGAGTTGAAACCGATGCTGCCAAGTACTTTGCAACCTCAAAAACAAAAACTGCTGCTGCGTCCCAGTCAACACCGAAAAAGACACCCGCAAAACCCGAGCCAGAAGAACCAAAAGTAGCGCTTCGAACAAGCCCGCGGAAGAAAGCCACCCCCGCTGCCAAAGCACCAGAGCCTCCCAAGACTACTACAAAGAAGACCTCGACTACGAAGAAACCCACGACGGCCTACAAGAGTTACGACAaggatgacgatggcgaTGCCTACATGGATGATGAGCACGATGCTGGAGAGGACATATTTGCGGCGGAATTCAAGGGTGGCAGCAAGAGGAAAAAGGACGACGACTATGCCGAGGAGGACAGTGACGAGGAGCTCctccccaagcccaagcgAATGGCATCTCGCGCCAAAACAGCAGCCGTAGCCGAGtctgacgacgaagacgtcAAGCCTGGACCCAGCAAGCCGAACAAGAAATCTACAACTACTACGGCAGGGAAGCGGAAATCCTCGGTTGTTATAAgtgacgaggaagacgaagaggaagaagaagtcaagccagcgaagaagaagggagccCCCGCTAAGCCCCGTGCGCCAAGGGCAAAGAAGGATGCGGCGGTTGAAGAACCCGAGGACGTCAAGAAGATCCTCGACAATATTCCCACAATTGAAGCACCAGATGCTCCTCCCAAAGACCCCAACGTCAAGTTTGACTGGAAGACCAAGGCCGCCGGAGCTGGCAATGCGGGTCCACCCCCCATGGCGGGCACTGCCGACATTCCTGAAGGTGAAATTGATTGTCTGGCGGGTAAGACCTTTGTGTTCACCGGCCTGCTCAAGACTATCGCGCGTGAGGAAGCCCAAGCACTCGTCAAGCGCTATGGTGGCAAGGTCACAGGAGCGCCATCCAGCAAAACCGATTTCGTCGTTCTCGGCGACGATGCAGGACCCAGCAAGCTGAGGAAGATCAAAGAGCATGGGATCAAGACCATTGATGAGGAGGGCTTGTTTTACCTCATCAGGACGATGCCCGCCGGTGGTGGCACCGGAAAGGGGGCGGAGAAGGCCAAGCAGaagcgggaggaggaagagaagaaggtgcGTGAAGAGGCCGAGAGGCTAGATCGCGAAGAGAAGGCTCTGCGACTGGCGGCTGAGaaagaggccaagaaggccgctGCTGCTCGCGGTGTTTCTGGTCCCGTCCCTGCTGCTCTGCCCCCACCGTCGTCACAGCTCTGGACAACAAAGTATGCCCCCACGGCGATGAACCAGATCTGCGGCAACAAAGCCAACGTGGAGAAGATACAGAACTGGCTTAAAAACTGGCCCAAGTCTAGAAAGTACAACTTCCAAAAGAGAGGCGCCGATGGTTCAGGTGGATACCGTGCTATTATCATCTCCGGTCCTCCTGGTATCGGCAAGACAACTGCGGCGCATCTTGCTGCCAAGATGGAAGGCTACGACGTGATCGAGAGCAACGCCAGTGACACTCGCAGCAAGAAACTCATCGAGAGCGGTGTTAGTGAGGTCATGACCAACACATCTCTTCTAGGTTTCTTTGGTGGAGATGGTAAGCATGCTGATGcccgcaagaagaagattgttCTCGTCATGGACGAGGTCGACGGTATGTCCGCTGGTGATCGCGGAGGTGTCGGTACTATGGCCAAATTCTGCAAGAAGACCGAGGTGCCGCTCATCTTGATTTGCAACGAGCGCAGATTGCCAAAGATGAAGCCTTTCGATCATGTCGCCTTTGACATCAAGTTTCAGCGTCCCACGGTCGACCAGATCCGCTCGCGTATCATGACCATCTGCCACAGAGAAGGTCTCAAGATCCCGCCACCGGTCGTCAATGCTCTCATCGAAGGTAGCGGTAGGGACATTCGGCAGATCATCAACATGATCTCTACAGCGAAGCTGGATCAGACCACCATGGATTTTGATCAAAGCAAGCAAATGAGCAAGGCCTGGGAAAAGCACGTCATCCTCAAGCCTTGGGATATTTGCCAGAAGCTGATCGGCGGTGGCATGTTCGCCCCTTCCAGCACGGCAACTCTGAATGACAAGATCGACCTCTACTTTAACGATCACGAATTCTCCTATCTCATGATCCAGGAGAACTACCTCCGTTCCAGGCCCATGGTCCTGAACCAAAAGGGCTACACTCCAAGGGAACAAAACCTTAAGTACCTCGAACTCGTCGACGAAGCAGCTGAAAGCATCAGCGATGGTGATCTAGTAGACCGCATGATTCATGGCCCCCAGCAACAATGGAGTTTGATGCCCACACACGCCGTCTTCAGTACTGTCCGTCCCTCAAGTCTTATCGCCGGCCAATTCGTCGGACAGGCCCAGTTCACTTCCTGGCtcggcaacaacagcaagtACGGCAAGCTCAACCGCTTCAACCGCGAGATCCACGCCCACATGCGCCTCAAGTCCTCGGGCGACGCCCAAGAAATTCGCCAGCAGTACATGCCTGTGCTGTGGGACAAGCTCGTCAAGCGCCTCGAGGTGGAGGGCAAGGATTGCGTGCCCGAAGTCATCGATCTGATGGATAGCTACTACCTGACGAGAGAAGACTTTGACTCGATCAAGGAGTTGGGATTGGGTCATATGGCGGAGGAGACGGTCAATATTGAGACGCAGACTAAGGCTGCTTTTACGAGGAT GTACAACGCAGCCTCCCACCCCGTCCCCTTCATCAAAGCCAGCAGCGTCCTCGCCCCCAAGAAACTCGCCAAGGAGGTGCCCGACCTGGAGGAAGCCATCGAGGAAGACTTCGAGGGCGATGACGCCGGCCTTATTGATGATGCCGCGGAAgttgacgaagacgaagatgtgGATATCACCAAggataagtatattaaacaGCCCAAAGCGAAGAAGGCTGCCGCTAAGAAAAGtaccgctgctgctggcaagaagaaggcggcggcgaaggcCAAGGATGAGGATATTGtagatgatgacgaggatgatgaggatgttgGAGCGAAAAAGCCGGCtgcaaggggaaggggaaggcctGCTAAGAAGAAGTGA
- a CDS encoding alpha-1,6-mannosyltransferase subunit: MHFAYPPRKSSNPPPFRPRTSALPTIRGKRLKTIVLIGLAFLTLLWLFQRGGRSRHAPPAYHKPSGNPPVVIVTVFNEGKYGKGYLDMVKENRLKYAEKHGYGTFFVKSSDYDLRGAPVSWATLPAVRHAMTEFPDASYIWYLDQNAFIMNPQLKIEEHVMKPSRLEELMIKDHPVVPPDSIIKTFSHLKGHDVDFVLTQDKDGLSSSSFVVKNGEWAKFFLETWFDPIYRTYNFQKAEQHALEHIVQWHPTILAKLALVPQRILNSYSKEKGGQEYKEGDLAVRLYACGEAGEDTCETESQRFAQWKAAYQDS, encoded by the exons ATGCATTTCGCATACCCTCCACGAAAATCTTCGAACCCGCCGCCTTTTCGGCCTCGGACGTCCGCTCTTCCAACAATACGAGGCAAGCGTTTGAAAACCATCGTCCTTATCGGCCTGGCATTCCTGACGCTACTCTGGCTATTCCAACGAGGCGGCCGTAGTCGACATGCGCCACCGGCGTACCACAAGCCGTCGGGCAACCCGCCGGTGGTGATAGTCACGGTGTTCAATGAGGGCAAATATGGAAAGGGGTATTTAGATATGGTCAAGGAAAACAGGTTAAAATATGCCGAGAAGCACG GCTACGGCACCTTCTTCGTCAAATCCTCCGACTACGACCTCCGCGGCGCACCCGTCTCGTGGGCCACCCTCCCCGCCGTCCGACATGCCATGACTGAGTTCCCCGATGCGTCATACATCTGGTATCTCGATCAGAACGCCTTCATCATGAACCCGCAGCTGAAGATCGAGGAGCACGTCATGAAGCCATCGAGGCTGGAGGAGCTGATGATCAAGGACCACCCCGTCGTGCCGCCCGACAGCATCATCAAGACGTTCAGCCACCTCAAGGGACACGATGTTGATTTCGTATTGACGCAGGACAAGGATGGCCTGTCTTCGAGCAGCTTCGTGGTGAAGAATGGCGAGTGGGCCAAGTTTTTCCTCGAGACTTGGTTTGATCCCATCTACAGGACTTATAACTTTCAGAAGGCGGAGCAGCATGCCTTG GAACACATTGTCCAGTGGCATCCCACCATCCTCGCCAAGCTCGCTCTTGTGCCCCAGCGCATCTTGAACTCATACAGTAAGGAGAAGGGTGGGCAGGAGTACAAGGAGGGAGACCTTGCGGTGCGCCTCTATGCTTGCGGTGAAGCTGGCGAGGATACTTGTGAGACCGAGTCGCAAAGGTTCGCTCAGTGGAAGGCCGCGTATCAGGACTCATGA
- the dcl-2 gene encoding dicer-like protein 2 codes for MLCGQDGVDSWSEQAVWDAVLLNVRIVVSTYQILFDANAHSFVRLDSLSLIVIDEAHNCSGSHPIARLMTEAYLPAKKAGLPVPSILGLTASPLKSNNLADIEKLEQVLDAVCRTPTIHREELLAHVNRPEMLVVSYGDSGTDPTPTDLMTRFLEAYHRLDISKDPDVLLLKAQRTERAREKLRQMITKKDTLAQKELRGVYNRALLVRREIGPWAADYYLTRTVSHMLAELERGEPPAQHRYIGEALRSIPIPAISKEPIQLSPKVQTLLKVLASHQQDPVGIVFVKERVMVSIVTHIISTHPLTKDRYRTASMIGTASVPGKARNHMDMTKKEDMTSLEGFRLGRFNLLVATSVLEEGIDVPICNLVICFDEPSNIKSFIQRRGRAREVSSTLYLMVQNASSESATDWHNLERLMKERYEDEMRQNAELELLDDPRIGSYPVLEVESTGARMTIRDARSHLNHFCAKVSSRSRYLQKEPYFVIRQVNPDPASPGRRTLLQATVHLPASLAPDLRRHESLWTWTSEKLAIMDASFQAYKALYNAGLVNENLLPTKVSDFLADLGDDPGHIWVKTQFDPWPEVAYAWQESSSLYSRRLTVLVPGVENPLEFEFILPVPVPYMAPLKLWWNATSALTLITSPEMQEFRKQEGTSAGPDHSYALLAMAFAHRFPIQGRQYPIRLVSTRRKLDVDGIAALEFDPRLYESSPQPPLVRLVDGRNMPYFVTKILPSKPPVELISKPSTDHADLPENVPYVVCKPIGKAVGQFIPLDAAQDQDSWTPKNGKLYRKVLPSTQIRMDNFPAVFAQVGAVIPAFTRAVEMSLVAADLMYNRLGCLQLDNLPLITTALISSGSRGPTNYERLEFIGDTILKFCACLTASALFPNHHERLLSQWKDKLVNNVRLCRASRDFGLDEYIINSAASKKWRPKFVEDYMDEMKSPISAETRQMSSKMVADVVESLIGAAYMCGGMSKALECVALLLPTPKSSQFKWQEIELSRTQLFEFAPKDAILSKQLEPLEKAMDYTFNKKSLLIEAMTHPSCAGLGTNESCYERLEFLGDAILDVIVVKRLMAETGPNELAHNDMHEHLSSVVTADIMAFLAMEWVIMQTDINEIDPTNLDALGLLPSSQSRITPASLVSNKEDWPFWRFMRHNSPQVGATQTATIERYLTLRDEIRDAIWKHNTLPWALLARMGPQKFYSDIVESLIGAVWVDSGSWKACEDVLTQMGLLPLLDHLLETKAHVMHPNVELQILAPPNKRATRTEFVIISNKRGIISSGTEFLDEPSAVDDGLVSVEPYDDTPEHDEVFSCKLFVGGKQVADVTGAATKEEARVRAAEKGCLVIKAERKVWNEAKAAAKEDKGHNTENGDANADNGQSGEKEEVPDCRDADGDTVMN; via the exons ATGCTCTGTGGCCAGGATGGGGTGGACAGCTGGTCTGAGCAGGCTGTCTGGGATGCCGTCTTGCTCAACGTTCGTATCGTGGTGTCGACATACCAGATCTTGTTCGATGCAAATGCCCACAGCTTCGTCCGCTTGGACTCCTTGAGCTTGATTGTCATCGATGAAGCACACAATTGCAGCGGGAGCCATCCCATTGCCAGACTGATGACCGAGGCGTACCTCCCTGCAAAGAAGGCTGGTCTACCAGTCCCGAGCATCCTCGGTCTTACGGCAAGCCCGCTAAAGTCAAATAACCTCGCTGACATTGAAAAGCTTGAACAAGTCCTTGATGCAGTCTGTAGGACTCCTACGATACATCGAGAAGAGCTTCTTGCACACGTGAACCGCCCGGAGATGCTCGTTGTTTCATACGGCGACTCTGGTACCGATCCAACACCAACCGATCTCATGACAAGATTCCTAGAAGCATACCACAGGCTTGATATAAGCAAGGACCCAGATGTCTTGTTGCTCAAAGCACAACGCACCGAACGGGCTAGGGAGAAGCTTCGTCAGATGATTACCAAGAAGGACACGCTCGCCCAGAAAGAATTGAGAGGGGTTTACAACAGGGCCCTCCTTGTGCGTCGGGAAATTGGGCCATGGGCGGCAGACTATTACCTCACAAGGACAGTTTCGCATATGTTGGCCGAACTGGAGCGCGGGGAACCTCCGGCCCAACACCGGTACATAGGCGAGGCATTACGATCTATCCCCATTCCGGCTATTTCAAAAGAGCCCATCCAGCTCTCCCCAAAAGTCCAGACTTTGCTCAAAGTCCTTGCTTCCCATCAACAGGACCCGGTTGGTATTGTTTTTGTCAAGGAGAGGGTAATGGTCAGCATTGTGACGCATATCATATCCACCCATCCGCTCACCAAGGACCGTTACCGCACTGCTTCCATGATTGGCACCGCTAGTGTGCCAGGAAAGGCGAGGAATCACATGGACATGACAAAAAAGGAGGACATGACATCCCTCGAAGGATTTCGCCTAGGCCGCTTCAATCTACTTGTCGCAACGAGTGTCCTCGAGGAGGGCATCGACGTTCCCATTTGCAACCTCGTCATTTGTTTTGACGAACCATCAAACATCAAATCCTTTATTCAGCGTCGCGGAAGGGCAAGAGAGGTAAGCTCCACTCTCTATCTAATGGTTCAAAACGCCTCTAGCGAGTCCGCAACGGACTGGCATAATCTGGAACGGCTGATGAAAGAGAGGTACGAGGACGAGATGCGTCAAAACGCAGAACTCGAGTTGCTCGATGATCCGAGAATTGGCAGTTATCCGGTTCTGGAAGTCGAGAGTACTGGCGCTCGCATGACTATCAGAGATGCCAGATCCCATCTCAATCACTTTTGCGCAAAGGTCTCGTCAAGATCCCGATATCTTCAGAAGGAACCGTACTTCGTCATTCGTCAAGTCAATCCGGACCCAGCATCACCTGGTCGACGAACATTGCTCCAGGCAACTGTTCATCTGCCAGCATCTCTTGCTCCTGATTTACGTCGCCACGAAAGTCTTTGGACTTGGACGTCGGAGAAGCTTGCAATCATGGATGCCTCATTTCAGGCATATAAAGCTCTTTACAACGCAGGATTAGTCAATGAGAATTTGCTGCCTACAAAGGTATCTGACTTCCTGGCCGACCTTGGGGACGACCCGGGTCATATTTGGGTCAAGACACAGTTCGACCCCTGGCCAGAGGTAGCTTATGCCTGGCAAGAGAGTTCGTCCCTATACAGTCGTCGCCTGACAGTTCTGGTTCCAGGTGTAGAAAACCCCCTCGAATTCGAATTTATACTGCCCGTGCCAGTTCCTTACATGGCACCTTTAAAGCTGTGGTGGAATGCCACTTCTGCTTTAACGCTCATCACCAGTCCAGAGATGCAGGAATTCCGCAAACAAGAAGGAACCAGTGCTGGGCCAGACCATTCATATGCTTTGCTCGCCATGGCTTTTGCACATCGATTCCCAATCCAGGGCAGGCAATATCCGATTCGTCTTGTATCAACCCGAAGGAAACTTGACGTCGACGGAATTGCAGCTCTCGAGTTTGACCCTCGACTGTATGAAAGCTCCCCTCAGCCTCCCCTTGTGAGGCTCGTAGACGGGAGGAACATGCCCTATTTCGTCACCAAGATCTTGCCCTCCAAGCCACCGGTCGAACTCATATCCAAGCCGAGTACAGATCATGCAGACCTTCCAGAGAACGTTCCTTACGTGGTTTGCAAGCCCATTGGCAAAGCCGTGGGTCAGTTCATTCCACTTGATGCAGCTCAAGACCAGGACAGTTGGACTCCGAAGAATGGAAAGCTGTACCGAAAGGTCCTTCCCTCCACACAGATTCGGATGGATAACTTCCCGGCCGTGTTTGCTCAGGTGGGCGCGGTCATCCCAGCTTTCACAAGGGCAGTGGAAATGAGTTTAGTGGCCGCGGACCTGATGTACAATCGTCTGGGTTGTTTGCAACTTGATAACTTGCCTCTCATTACGACCGCACTCATCAGCAGTGGGTCTCGAGGCCCGACCAACTACGAAAGATTGGAGTTTATCGGCGATACAATCTTAAAGTTCTGCGCCTGCCTCACTGCTTCGGCATTAT TTCCAAACCACCATGAACGGTTACTTTCCCAATGGAAAGACAAGCTTGTGAACAACGTGCGACTCTGTCGGGCATCTCGCGATTTTGGCCTTGACGAGTACATCATCAACTCTGCGGCCTCGAAGAAGTGGCGGCCCAAGTTTGTCGAAGATTATATGGATGAGATGAAGTCCCCGATATCGGCAGAAACCCGGCAGATGAGCTCCAAGATGGTAGCCGATGTTGTCGAGTCCCTCATCGGCGCCGCATACATGTGTGGGGGCATGTCAAAGGCACTCGAGTGCgtcgccctccttctccccactCCCAAGTCCAGCCAGTTCAAGTGGCAGGAAATCGAGCTTAGTCGTACCCAGCTTTTTGAGTTTGCTCCCAAGGATGCCATCCTTTCCAAGCAATTAGAGCCTCTAGAAAAGGCCATGGACTACACGTTTAACAAAAAGTCACTCCTAATCGAGGCCATGACGCACCCGTCCTGCGCTGGTCTCGGTACCAACGAATCCTGCTACGAACGTCTCGAGTTCCTCGGCGACGCCATCCTCgacgtcatcgtcgtcaagcGTCTCATGGCCGAGACAGGCCCCAACGAGCTCGCGCACAATGACATGCACGAGCACCTCTCCTCCGTCGTCACCGCCGACATCATGGCTTTCCTGGCCATGGAATGGGTCATCATGCAGACGGACATCAACGAGATCGACCCTACTAATCTGGAcgccctcggcctccttcccTCATCCCAAAGCAGGATAACACCTGCGAGCCTGGTTTCCAACAAGGAGGATTGGCCCTTTTGGCGATTCATGCGCCACAACTCGCCACAGGTCGGAGCCACCCAGACCGCCACCATAGAACGCTACCTCACCCTCAGAGACGAGATTCGCGATGCGATCTGGAAGCACAACACGCTGCCGTGGGCCCTGCTGGCGCGCATGGGCCCCCAGAAGTTCTACTCAGACATTGTCGAATCGCTCATTGGAGCCGTGTGGGTCGACTCCGGCTCGTGGAAAGCATGCGAGGACGTGCTGACCCAAATGGGCCTCTTGCCTCTGCTGGATCACTTACTCGAGACAAAGGCGCATGTGATGCATCCCAATGTCGAACTGCAGATCCTGGCGCCCCCGAACAAGCGGGCGACGCGCACCGAGTTTGTGATCATCTCTAACAAGAGAGGTATCATCAGCTCCGGGACGGAGTTTCTGGATGAGCCGAGTGCCGTTGACGATGGGCTGGTGTCGGTGGAGCCATATGACGATACTCCGGAACATGACGAGGTGTTTTCTTGCAAGCTCTTTGTTGGAGGGAAGCAGGTGGCTGACGTGACGGGAGCGGcgacgaaggaggaggccaggGTAAGGGCGGCGGAGAAGGGGTGCTTGGTGATCAAGGCGGAAAGGAAGGTATGGAACGAAGCGAAAGCTGCTGCTAAAGAGGATAAGGGGCATAACACGGAGAATGGAGACGCCAACGCGGATAATGGGCAGAGcggggaaaaggaagaggtccCTGATTGCCGTGATGCGGATGGGGATACAGTCATGAACTAG
- the pca-2 gene encoding 20S proteasome subunit Y7, producing the protein MADRYSFSLTTFSPSGKLVQIEYALNAVNQGVTALGIKATNGIVLATEKKSSSPLADPSSLSKISLITPNIGMVYSGMGPDYRVLVDRARKVSHTGYKRIYNEYPPTRILVQDVARVMQEATQSGGVRPYGVSLLIAGWDEGILPEDELEEQKSKDEMVADDGETKKKATGKTGGILKGGPMLYQVDPSGSYFPWKATAIGKNATTAKTFLEKRYTEGLELEDAVHIALLTLKETIEGEMNGDTIEIGIVGPPADHLLGVEGVEGAKGPRFRKLSPQEIEDYLTNL; encoded by the exons ATGGCGGACAGATACTCCTTCTCCCTTACTACGTTCTCGCCCAG CGGCAAGCTGGTCCAGATCG AATATGCCCTTAATGCTGTCAACCAGGGTGTAACAGCTCTCGGCATCAAGG CCACCAACGGTATCGTCCTCGCCACCGAAAAGAAGTCCTCCTCACCCCTCGccgacccctcctccctctccaagATCAGCCTCATCACGCCCAACATTGGCATGGTCTACAGCGGCATGGGCCCCGACTACCGCGTGCTTGTCGACCGCGCGCGCAAGGTTTCGCACACGGGTTACAAGCGCATCTACAACGAGTACCCGCCGACGCGGATATTGGTGCAAGACGTTGCGCGCGTCATGCAAGAGGCCACGCAGTCCGGAGGTGTCCGCCCCTATGGTGTCTCGCTGCTGATCGCCGGCTGGGACGAGGGTATTTTGCCCGAGGACGAGCTGGAGGAGCAAAAGAGCAAGGACGAGATGGTGGCTGACGATGGcgagaccaagaagaaggcgacggGCAAGACGGGCGGCATCCTGAAGGGCGGCCCCATGCTGTACCAGGTCGACCCCTCGGGCAGTTATTTCCCTTGGAAGGCGACGGCCATTGGCAAGAACGCCACGACGGCCAAGACCTTTTTGGAGAAGAGGTATACCGAGGGCTTGGAGCTCGAGGATGCGGTGCACATTGCGCTGTTGACGCTGAAGGAGACGATTGAGGGAGAGATGAACGGTGACACCATTGAAATTG GCATCGTCGGACCACCGGCGGACCACCTCCTTGGCGTCGAGGGTGTCGAGGGAGCAAAGGGCCCCCGCTTCAGGAAACTCTCTCCTCAGGAGATCGAGGATTACCTGACGAACCTATGA
- a CDS encoding mitochondrial 54S ribosomal protein YmL47: MKHNASSALLSAFQGLRISSSATPFRAASLATSAVRRPIAPTPVSVASHVRLFSATAIQAGSWLEPNLNRKKKMMKGRPRVPTGGSTKGTTVVWGDYGLRMRDHHRRISAQQLKLAEDTIKQRLRGQKYRLYKRVACNVGVYVSGNEMRMGKGKGSFDHWATRVAVNQIIFEIRGQLHEQVIRDAFRLAGHKLPGLYEFVKKGDPPVVGITKLEDGLTVEDLKNPRKKLLMPEITQSAASTSSTAAPPS, translated from the exons ATGAAGCACAACGCTTCCTCGGCGCTCCTCAGCGCCTTCCAGGGCCTTAGGATATCCTCGTCGGCGACTCCCTTCCGTGCCGCGTCGCTCGCAACCTCTGCCGTCCGTCGCCCCATTGCGCCGACCCCCGTTTCCGTCGCCTCCCATGTCCGCCTATTCTCTGCGACCGCCATCCAGGCTGGTTCGTGGCTCGAGCCCAACCTcaacagaaagaagaagatgatgaagggAAGGCCCAGAGTGCCGACGGGTGGTTCGACCAAAGGAACAACAGTGGTTTGGGGAGATTACGGCCTGCGCATGCGCGATCACCACCGCAGAATTAGCGCCCAACAGCTCAAGCTCGCCGAGGACACCATCAAGCAGAGGTTGCGTGGTCAGAAGTACCGCCTGTACAAGCGCGTTGCTTGTAACGTCGGTGTGTACGTCAGCGGTAACGAG ATGCGTATGGGTAAGGGTAAGGGTTCGTTCGACCACTGGGCGACCAGAGTTGCCGTCAACCAGATTATCTTCGAGATCAGGGGGCAATTGCACGAACAGGTCATCCGTGATGCCTTCCGTTTGGCCGGACACAAGCTTCCAG GTCTGTACGAGTTTGTGAAGAAGGGTGACCCACCAGTGGTTGGCATCACCAAGTTGGAGGATGGCCTCACGGTGGAGGACCTCAAGAACCCAAGGAAGAAGTTGTTGATGCCAGAGATTACCCAGAGTGCTGCGAGCACATCAAGcactgctgctcctccttcgtAG